The proteins below come from a single Synergistaceae bacterium genomic window:
- a CDS encoding pyridoxal phosphate-dependent aminotransferase, whose translation MLSEKMLGLGKKRSAIREIFEYGKKRAAEIGADKIFDFSIGNPNVPAPEYLKRVLIALLENSDPASLHSYTSAQGDVGVRKIIANNINERFGTEVAADNIYITSGAAAALTISIKAMTVPGDEFIVFAPYFPEYTVFVEAAGAKVVIIPPDTDDFQIDLKSFEASINKNTKGVIINSPNNPSGVVYSVETISSVCGILSKKEKEFGHSIYLISDEPYRELVYDDIEVPYLMNYYNNTIVSYSYSKSLSIPGERSGYIAVSPKMENADDMYAAICGAGRALGYVCAPSIFQQAIAKCIDQTSDISIYKKNRDILYEELTKLGYK comes from the coding sequence ATGCTTTCTGAAAAAATGCTTGGACTTGGCAAAAAACGGTCCGCCATTCGCGAAATTTTTGAATACGGAAAGAAAAGAGCAGCAGAAATTGGAGCGGATAAAATCTTCGACTTTAGTATTGGCAATCCAAATGTCCCTGCACCTGAATATCTAAAAAGGGTTTTGATTGCTCTGCTAGAAAATTCTGATCCCGCAAGTCTTCACAGTTATACGTCAGCTCAGGGAGACGTCGGAGTCAGAAAAATTATCGCAAACAACATAAATGAAAGATTTGGCACCGAAGTTGCAGCAGACAATATATATATTACGTCCGGTGCTGCTGCTGCTTTGACAATTTCAATTAAGGCTATGACTGTTCCGGGCGATGAGTTTATCGTCTTTGCTCCCTATTTCCCTGAATATACTGTTTTCGTTGAAGCGGCTGGAGCAAAAGTTGTCATTATTCCTCCAGATACAGATGACTTTCAGATTGACCTTAAAAGTTTTGAAGCTTCTATTAACAAAAACACAAAGGGCGTAATAATAAATTCGCCAAATAATCCTTCCGGCGTTGTTTATTCAGTAGAAACAATAAGTTCTGTTTGTGGAATTCTTTCAAAAAAAGAGAAGGAGTTCGGCCATTCTATTTATCTTATTTCTGATGAGCCTTATCGTGAGCTTGTTTACGATGACATAGAAGTTCCATATCTAATGAATTACTATAATAATACTATCGTTTCGTACTCCTACAGCAAATCTCTTTCTATTCCGGGGGAGCGCAGTGGATATATTGCCGTTTCTCCGAAAATGGAAAACGCTGATGATATGTATGCCGCAATATGCGGGGCGGGACGTGCTTTGGGCTATGTTTGCGCACCAAGTATTTTTCAGCAAGCCATAGCAAAATGCATAGACCAAACTTCGGACATTTCTATTTATAAAAAGAACAGAGATATTCTTTATGAAGAGCTTACTAAGCTAGGCTATAAG